The following coding sequences are from one Canis lupus dingo isolate Sandy chromosome 21, ASM325472v2, whole genome shotgun sequence window:
- the LOC112667747 gene encoding uncharacterized protein LOC112667747 isoform X3 translates to MRFGPPGARGLRPGRLRCRPARMHSPAPGTRAGTTAPCISRVHYRAAHHLPHGSQKLVCRGRRLTTGTWPSFGEIVCFPSEPFQTTAFRAPERGLVSPGMITEVSLHELVKPWPARSCVLEWGARKTEQVPGQPRNCAVHEGSIETSGRDTNVYAKKGGITFGACSREKREASPNLPLMSIKVSSTENMSSGEHRRAKQHNSSTTCAPSIVLKCWLVFLSSGTL, encoded by the exons ATGAGGTTTGGCCCTCCCGGGGCACGCGGGCTGAGACCCGGGCGCCTGCGCTGCCGCCCGGCTCGGATGCACTCACCTGCCCCGGGGACCCGGGCCGGGACCACTGCCCCTTGCATCTCCCGCGTGCACTACCGCGCTGCCCACCACCTGCCCCACGGCTCCCAGAAACTGGTGTGTAGAGGGCGACGCTTGACCACTG ggACATGGCCTTCATTTGGAGAAATCGTTTGCTTTCCTTCTGAGCCTTTTCAAACCACTGCTTTCAGAGCCCCTGAAAGAGGCCTGGTTTCTCCTGGAATGATCACTGAAGTCAGCCTACATGAGTTAGTTAAACCTTGGCCGGCTCGCAGTTGTGTCCTGGAGTGGGGAGCCAGGAAGACAGAACAGGTTCCTGGTCAGCCAAG gaaCTGTGCAGTACATGAGGGAAGCATCGAGACTTCTGGGAGAGACACAAACGTATATGCGAAGAAAGGAGGTATCACATTTGGGGCCT gttcTAGAGAAAAACGAGAAGCCTCCCCAAATCTTCCACTGATGTCAATCAAAGTGAGCAGTACTGAAAATATGTCTTCTGGCGAGCACAGGAGGGCCAAGCAACACAACAGCAGCACAACATGTGCCCCAAGCATAGTACTGAAGTGCTGGCTAGTGTTTCTAAGCTCAGGAACGCTGTGA
- the LOC112667747 gene encoding uncharacterized protein LOC112667747 isoform X1: protein MRFGPPGARGLRPGRLRCRPARMHSPAPGTRAGTTAPCISRVHYRAAHHLPHGSQKLVCRGRRLTTGTWPSFGEIVCFPSEPFQTTAFRAPERGLVSPGMITEVSLHELVKPWPARSCVLEWGARKTEQVPGQPRNCAVHEGSIETSGRDTNVYAKKGGITFGAFFHRSIIYKEKCANLNQTAWIGTPGWLSSCASALGSRCDPGVRLPARSLLLLPLPVSLPLSLCISHG from the exons ATGAGGTTTGGCCCTCCCGGGGCACGCGGGCTGAGACCCGGGCGCCTGCGCTGCCGCCCGGCTCGGATGCACTCACCTGCCCCGGGGACCCGGGCCGGGACCACTGCCCCTTGCATCTCCCGCGTGCACTACCGCGCTGCCCACCACCTGCCCCACGGCTCCCAGAAACTGGTGTGTAGAGGGCGACGCTTGACCACTG ggACATGGCCTTCATTTGGAGAAATCGTTTGCTTTCCTTCTGAGCCTTTTCAAACCACTGCTTTCAGAGCCCCTGAAAGAGGCCTGGTTTCTCCTGGAATGATCACTGAAGTCAGCCTACATGAGTTAGTTAAACCTTGGCCGGCTCGCAGTTGTGTCCTGGAGTGGGGAGCCAGGAAGACAGAACAGGTTCCTGGTCAGCCAAG gaaCTGTGCAGTACATGAGGGAAGCATCGAGACTTCTGGGAGAGACACAAACGTATATGCGAAGAAAGGAGGTATCACATTTGGGGCCT tttttcatcgAAGTATAATCTACAAAGAAAAGTGTGCAAATCTCAACCAAACAGCTtggattgggacgcctgggtggctcagcagttgcgcatctgccttaggctcaaggtgtgatcccggggtcagactccctgcaaggagcctgcttcttctccctctgcctgtgtctctgcctctttctctgtgtatctctcatggataa
- the LOC112667747 gene encoding uncharacterized protein LOC112667747 isoform X2, giving the protein MRFGPPGARGLRPGRLRCRPARMHSPAPGTRAGTTAPCISRVHYRAAHHLPHGSQKLVCRGRRLTTGTWPSFGEIVCFPSEPFQTTAFRAPERGLVSPGMITEVSLHELVKPWPARSCVLEWGARKTEQVPGQPRNCAVHEGSIETSGRDTNVYAKKGVFHRSIIYKEKCANLNQTAWIGTPGWLSSCASALGSRCDPGVRLPARSLLLLPLPVSLPLSLCISHG; this is encoded by the exons ATGAGGTTTGGCCCTCCCGGGGCACGCGGGCTGAGACCCGGGCGCCTGCGCTGCCGCCCGGCTCGGATGCACTCACCTGCCCCGGGGACCCGGGCCGGGACCACTGCCCCTTGCATCTCCCGCGTGCACTACCGCGCTGCCCACCACCTGCCCCACGGCTCCCAGAAACTGGTGTGTAGAGGGCGACGCTTGACCACTG ggACATGGCCTTCATTTGGAGAAATCGTTTGCTTTCCTTCTGAGCCTTTTCAAACCACTGCTTTCAGAGCCCCTGAAAGAGGCCTGGTTTCTCCTGGAATGATCACTGAAGTCAGCCTACATGAGTTAGTTAAACCTTGGCCGGCTCGCAGTTGTGTCCTGGAGTGGGGAGCCAGGAAGACAGAACAGGTTCCTGGTCAGCCAAG gaaCTGTGCAGTACATGAGGGAAGCATCGAGACTTCTGGGAGAGACACAAACGTATATGCGAAGAAAGGAG tttttcatcgAAGTATAATCTACAAAGAAAAGTGTGCAAATCTCAACCAAACAGCTtggattgggacgcctgggtggctcagcagttgcgcatctgccttaggctcaaggtgtgatcccggggtcagactccctgcaaggagcctgcttcttctccctctgcctgtgtctctgcctctttctctgtgtatctctcatggataa